GACGTTCATCCGCCAGCGTGACATGCACATGTTGCACCCCGAGCTGGCTGGCAATATCGGCGGCATGCTGGAAGAAACGCAGCCCCGGTTTGCCCAGCGCATCGTTATAGACTTCAAACTGGTTGAACGCCAGCCCGCCACGGATGCCGGTGCCAAACGCTTTTGCCGCCGCTTCTTTCACCGCAAAGCGCTTCGCCAGAAAACGCACCGGCTGCTGGTGCGTCTGATATTGTTGCCACTCAGCTTCGCTTAACACACGGCGCGCCAGGCGATCGCCGGAACGCTCAATCACCCCGGCAATACGCTCGATCTCAACAATATCGGTGCCCAGCCCGAGAATAGCCATTAACGGCGCGCTTCCCGCAGCAGCAGCTTCATCTCTTTTACCGCTTCAGCCAGACCACTCATCACCGCACGACCAATAATCGCGTGGCCGATATTCAGCTCATGCATTTCCGGCAGCGCTGCAATCGGCAGCACGTTATGGTAGGTAAGACCGTGGCCCGCATTCACTTTAAGGCCAAGGCTGGCCGCAAAGGTTGCCGCTTTACGAATACGCTCCAGCTCCGCATCGCGTGCCAGGCCTTCAGGCGCTTCTGCGTAGGCACCGGTGTGAATTTCAATGTAAGGTGCACCGCTCGCCACGGCCGCTTCGATCTGGCGATGATCGGCATCGATAAACAATGACACCAGAATACCCGCCTCGCTCAGCAGCTTCACCGCAGCATTGATTTTATCCTGCTGACCCGCCACATCGAGGCCGCCTTCGGTGGTCACTTCCTGGCGCTTTTCCGGCACCAGACAGCAAAAGTGCGGTTTGATGTCACAGGCAATGCCAACCATCTCATCGGTCACCGCCATTTCCAGGTTCATGCGCGTCTGGATGGTATCGCGCAGAATACGCACGTCACGATCGGTGATATGGCGGCGGTCTTCACGCAGGTGCACGGTAATGCCATCCGCGCCAGCTTGTTCAGAAATAAATGCGGCCTGCACCGGATCGGGATAATTCGTGCCACGTGCGTTACGAACAGTGGCGATGTGGTCAATGTTGACCCCTAACAGCAACTCAGCCATGACAATCCTTAACTAGGTTTAGTGTGTTTGCAGTGTACCGCGCGGCGGCAGGACTGGCATCATTCGCGCGTCGCATCCGGCTTCTTTTTCGGCACGAACTGGCGAAAGAGTTCCTGACTCTTGAGCGGTTTGCCACCCAGATACGGCTTCAGCGCCATCCTGGTAAAGCGTTTGGCCGCACGCAGGCTATCGGCATCAGGGAAATCACGTTCCCAAAGCGCCCGCAGTTGGCGGCCGGTAAAACTCCGCTGATTCACCACCAGGCTGGCAATAAATCCTTTCTCTTCACGATAGCTGTAGGTCATACCGTCATCCACTTCTTCGCCGCTGCCTGCACAGTGCAGGAAATCGACGCCGTATCCCAGATGGCCAAGTAACGCCAGTTCGAAACGGCGCAAGGCTGGCTCCGGTGTCCCGCTAGCAGCGGCCAGTGCCTGGATACAATTCAGGTAATCAAAGAAAAGATCAGAGAACGGAATTTCCTGCTCCAGCACCCGTGACAGCAATTCGTTCACGTACAGGCCGCAGTAGAGCGTGATACCACTCAGAGGGAGCGCCAGCGAGACCGCTTCAGCGTTGCGCAGCGTTTTGACTTCGCCACGCCCGCCCCAGCGCACCAGCAAGGGGGTGAAAGGTTGTAACGCACCTTTGAGTTGCGAACGACGCGAACGTGCACCTTTGGCAAGGACACGCACCCGCCCTTCGCTTTCGCTAAACAGATCGAGCAGCAGGCTGGTTTCGCTGTAAGGGCGACTATGCAGCACAAAGGCGCGTTGCCAGCCTTCCATCGATTAGAGGTCGTCTACATAACCCAAGCTGCGCAGCGCACGTTCGTCATCCGCCCAGCCAGATTTGACCTTCACCCACAGCTCAAGGTGGACTTTGGCCTCGAACATCTCTTCCATATCTCTGCGCGCTTCGATACCGATGGTTTTGATTTTGGCACCTTTGTTGCCAATCACCATTTTCTTCTGACCTTCACGTTCGACCAGAATCAGGCCACTGATATCATAGCCACCGCGTTCATTAGTCTCGAACTTTTCAATCTCAACGGTGACGGAATACGGCAGTTCGGCACCGAGGAAACGCATCAGTTTTTCACGGATGATCTCGGAAGCCATAAAGCGCTGTGAACGGTCGGTGATGTACTCTTCCGGGAAGTGGTGCTCCGCTTTAGGCAGGCGCTTACGCACGATCGCGGCGATAGTATCGACGTTTTTACCCGTTTCCGCAGAGATCGGCACGATATCCGTGAAGTTCATCTGCTGACCAAGGAACTGGAGATGCGGCAGCAGGATGCTTTTATCCTGGATGTTATCCACCTTGTTTACCGCCAGCACCACCGGCACTTTGCCGTCACGCAGCTTGTTCAGCACCATTTCGTCATCTGGCGTCCAGCGCGTGCCGTCAACCACGAAAATAACCAGTTCAACGTCACCGATGGAACTGCTGGCAGCACGGTTCATCAGGCGGTTAATCGCCCGTTTCTCTTCCATGTGCAGTCCGGGTGTGTCCACGTAGATAGCCTGATATGGCCCTTCAGTATGGATACCCATAATGCGGTGACGCGTGGTTTGCGGCTTGCGTGAGGTGATCGACACCTTCTGCCCCAGTAACTGGTTCAGCAAGGTGGATTTGCCGACGTTCGGTCGGCCAACAATCGCGACAAAGCCGCAATAAGTTTCGTGTTCGCTCATTCGAGTCCTGACTTAATCAGCACCGGTCAGGGTGCTGCGATGTGACTATTCGAGGCCGAGTTTAATCAGCGCCTGTTCGGCGGCGGCCTGTTCTGCTTTAC
The DNA window shown above is from Pantoea sp. At-9b and carries:
- the acpS gene encoding holo-ACP synthase, translated to MAILGLGTDIVEIERIAGVIERSGDRLARRVLSEAEWQQYQTHQQPVRFLAKRFAVKEAAAKAFGTGIRGGLAFNQFEVYNDALGKPGLRFFQHAADIASQLGVQHVHVTLADERHYACATVIIEN
- the pdxJ gene encoding pyridoxine 5'-phosphate synthase, which gives rise to MAELLLGVNIDHIATVRNARGTNYPDPVQAAFISEQAGADGITVHLREDRRHITDRDVRILRDTIQTRMNLEMAVTDEMVGIACDIKPHFCCLVPEKRQEVTTEGGLDVAGQQDKINAAVKLLSEAGILVSLFIDADHRQIEAAVASGAPYIEIHTGAYAEAPEGLARDAELERIRKAATFAASLGLKVNAGHGLTYHNVLPIAALPEMHELNIGHAIIGRAVMSGLAEAVKEMKLLLREARR
- the recO gene encoding DNA repair protein RecO, which codes for MEGWQRAFVLHSRPYSETSLLLDLFSESEGRVRVLAKGARSRRSQLKGALQPFTPLLVRWGGRGEVKTLRNAEAVSLALPLSGITLYCGLYVNELLSRVLEQEIPFSDLFFDYLNCIQALAAASGTPEPALRRFELALLGHLGYGVDFLHCAGSGEEVDDGMTYSYREEKGFIASLVVNQRSFTGRQLRALWERDFPDADSLRAAKRFTRMALKPYLGGKPLKSQELFRQFVPKKKPDATRE
- the era gene encoding GTPase Era translates to MSEHETYCGFVAIVGRPNVGKSTLLNQLLGQKVSITSRKPQTTRHRIMGIHTEGPYQAIYVDTPGLHMEEKRAINRLMNRAASSSIGDVELVIFVVDGTRWTPDDEMVLNKLRDGKVPVVLAVNKVDNIQDKSILLPHLQFLGQQMNFTDIVPISAETGKNVDTIAAIVRKRLPKAEHHFPEEYITDRSQRFMASEIIREKLMRFLGAELPYSVTVEIEKFETNERGGYDISGLILVEREGQKKMVIGNKGAKIKTIGIEARRDMEEMFEAKVHLELWVKVKSGWADDERALRSLGYVDDL